ACGATCCCTGAGATCTCCAGGAACAGGCCACAACCGATGAAGATGGCGGATTCGAGCTTCATGACTCAGCCCCTTACCAGTTGTTGTGCGCGGTGCGCTGCGGGTTGAACGGGTGCGTGCTCGTCGCGTACGGCGCCTCGCCGATCGACTTCAGCGCCTCCGAGTTCGACTTGCCCGACTCGCGCGCCTTCACGTACTCGTCGTACTTGTCCGGCGCCACGACGCGCAGCTCGAAGTTCATCTGGGCGTGGTAGACGCCGCACAGCTCGGCACAGCGGCCGACGTACGCGCCCTCGGTGCCCTTCTTGATGTCGACGATGAACTGGTTGGTGCCCTGCCCCTGGGGGTCCGTCAGCGTGCCGTCCTTGTTGAAGCCGTGCGGGATGACGTCGAGCTTGTAGAGGAACTCCGGGATCCAGAAGGAGTGGACGACGTCCTGCGAGTGCACGCTGAACTTGATCTTCGAGCCGGCGGGCAGCACCAGCACGGGGATCTCGTCGGTGGTGCCGGTCGTCTTGACCATCTCGCTGGTGTTGGTGTCGGTCGTGTCGTCGTACTGGAACTGCCAGTTCCACTTGTACGCCGTGACCTCGACGCTGTGGTCGGGCTTCGCGGTGCGGTCGGTGACGAAGTTCTGCACCACGATCGTGTAGTAGAACAGGATCGCGATGGCGACGAACGGGAACGCTGTGTAGACGACCTCGAGCGGCAGGTTGTACGCCGTCTGGCGCGGGAGCTCGTCGTTCTTCTTGCGGTGGAAGGCCGACGCCCAGAAGGTCAGGCCCCACACGAGGCAGCCGACGGCGAGCGCGGCGACGCAGGACCACGACCACAGGAGGCGCATCTGCTCGGCCTGATCGGTGATGCCGGTCGGCCAGCCGAAACGCAGGTTGTCCTCGATCTCGGCGCGGGAGCAGCCCGCCAGCAACAGGGTGCTGAGCAGCGCTAGCCCGGCGGTGCGCCAGGCGCGCTTGTGTCGGTTGCGGGGCACGAAAGTCCTCCCTGTACGCGTGGCCCGCTGCGTGCGCGCACGCGAGCCGGCCAAACGGATCCAGATGTACGTCGATCAGACTAGTCGACCGGATACCGGGCCGTGTGGTCCGGGTCAGGTTTCGGCCCGGCGCGTCGTGGCCGCCTATTCTGACCGGGTCGGCCGCCGCCGATCGCCGCCTAGCAAGGAGTTCCGCCGTGCCCGTGCCCGTACTGCTCGACTGTGATCCGGGCATCGACGACGCCCTCGCGATCGCCCTGCTGCTGGGCACCGACCAGGTCGAGCTCGTCGGCATCACCACCGTCGCCGGCAACGTCGCGCAGGAGACGACGACCGCCAACGCGCTGCGGCTGACGGAGTTCTACGGCCATCCCGAGGTCGCGGTGGTGCCCGGCGCGAAGCACCCGCTGACCCGCGCCAACGTGTTCGCCGAGTACGTGCACGGGCGTGACGGCCTGGGCGGGGCGCCGATCCCGGCCGCGACCCGCCCGGCCGCCGACGGCTACGGGCCCGACTTCATCGTCGAGCAGCTGCGCCGGCGCCCCGGCGAGATCACCCTGGTGGCGGTCGGGCCGATGACCAACCTGGCGCTGGCGCTGCGCAAGGAGCCGCGGATCGCCGAGTGGGCGAAGACCGTCGTGCTCATGGGCGGCTCGTGGACGCGCGGCAACATCACCGCCGCCGCCGAGTTCAACTTCTACGCCGACCCCGAGGCCGCGGCCGCGGTGTTCCACGCCCCGTGGGAACCCGTGCTCGTCGGGCTGGACCTGACGCTGCAGGCGCGGGTGGACGACACCGTCATGGACCGGTGGCGCCGGTACGGCGAGCTGTCCGACCGCCTCCTGGTTCCCTCCCTGGCCAACTACTTCGACAACCGGGCGGCCGAGGGCACCATCAAGGCGCCGCGCTCGCACGTCTCCGCCGGCGTCGGGCCGGCGGTGCACGACGCCTGCGCCGCCGCGTACGCCTTCCGCCCCGACCTGTTCGCCGCGATGCCGGCGCTGACCCGGATCGAGACCCACGGCGAGTACACCTCGGGCATGAGCGTCGTCGACTTCACCGCTCCCCCGCGCCCCGCCGGCGAGGCGACCTCGCACACCAGCGTGCACGCCAACTCGACGGTCCTCACCGAGATCGACGTCCCGGCCTTCTGGGACCTGATGAGCGACTCGTTCGCGGTGCTCGCGCGACGAATGCAACAGTCCTAGGTACCGCGGGCGCGAATCGTTCGTCAGTACGCTTGCCTCTCGAGACTCGAGCCTACGAAGGAGCGACCCGTGTGCGGAATCCTCGGTATCTACCGGGCTGACGGCCAGGCGGCGGCGTACGCCGAGCCGGCGCGCGCGGCGCTGCCGCACATGCACCACCGGGGCCCGGACGACACCCAGGTCTGGTCCGACGAGAACGTCGTCCTCGCGTTCGCGCGGCTGTCGATCATCGACATCGAGGGCTCGGCGCAGCCGCTGTCGTACGACGGCGGCCGCTACCGGATCATC
This is a stretch of genomic DNA from Cumulibacter manganitolerans. It encodes these proteins:
- the ctaC gene encoding aa3-type cytochrome oxidase subunit II, translating into MPRNRHKRAWRTAGLALLSTLLLAGCSRAEIEDNLRFGWPTGITDQAEQMRLLWSWSCVAALAVGCLVWGLTFWASAFHRKKNDELPRQTAYNLPLEVVYTAFPFVAIAILFYYTIVVQNFVTDRTAKPDHSVEVTAYKWNWQFQYDDTTDTNTSEMVKTTGTTDEIPVLVLPAGSKIKFSVHSQDVVHSFWIPEFLYKLDVIPHGFNKDGTLTDPQGQGTNQFIVDIKKGTEGAYVGRCAELCGVYHAQMNFELRVVAPDKYDEYVKARESGKSNSEALKSIGEAPYATSTHPFNPQRTAHNNW
- a CDS encoding nucleoside hydrolase: MPVPVLLDCDPGIDDALAIALLLGTDQVELVGITTVAGNVAQETTTANALRLTEFYGHPEVAVVPGAKHPLTRANVFAEYVHGRDGLGGAPIPAATRPAADGYGPDFIVEQLRRRPGEITLVAVGPMTNLALALRKEPRIAEWAKTVVLMGGSWTRGNITAAAEFNFYADPEAAAAVFHAPWEPVLVGLDLTLQARVDDTVMDRWRRYGELSDRLLVPSLANYFDNRAAEGTIKAPRSHVSAGVGPAVHDACAAAYAFRPDLFAAMPALTRIETHGEYTSGMSVVDFTAPPRPAGEATSHTSVHANSTVLTEIDVPAFWDLMSDSFAVLARRMQQS